CTCCACGTGCTGGTAGCAAAAGACACAAAGCGGTATCAAGCTCAGCGCCGACCACAACACGTTTGGGACAGCATTGTAGATGCCTAGCAGGAGCGGTGAAGGCGCAGTTGACTTGTTGCTAGGCGGTAACATAGGCGTGAGCTAGGGGTATCACTACTTGGCAGCGTGAGAAGCTAGGCATAATTGGGTAAGAATTGTAAATTGATGTAAGCTATTGGCAGTCAGTATTTCCAGAAGATAATCTTCAAGGAAAAACATAAACAGCGACCAGTAACCACTTACTTCTTCCACCCAAAATAGCCGCGTATGAAACTACCTTTTACGACGAAAGCCCGCACCCCTCTACTCCGCGCCCTCCAACAAGCTTTTCAGTTGGCAACGATTGCCAACGAGCCCGGTGCCCCAACTGCCGACGAGCTAGCCCACCAAGCTACCAGCCAGAGTCGCCGCGACTTCCTCACCAATACCGCCAAGCTGGGCTTACTAGTCGGGGCCGGGGGCTTGCTAGCGGCCTGCGAAGCCGACGTGGTAGCGCCCGCTGCTGCTAGCTCCGCAACCTCGCAAAGCCTCGACGGCAAGGGCGGCTCGCAAGCACGCATCGTGTTGGTGGGAGCCGGTATGGCGGGGCTGAATTGCGCCTATCAGCTCAAGAAAGCCGGCTTGCGGGCCCAAATCTACGAGGCGAGTAACCGTGTGGGTGGCCGCATCTTCACGGCTCGTAACCTGATGGCGCCCGGCCTCACCACGGAGCTAGGCGGCGAGTTCATCGACAGTGGACACAAGGACATGCTCCAGTTGGTCAGGGAGTTCGGCCTGTCGCTCTACGATGTGGAGTCGCCGAGTGAAACGGTGCTCCAAAAGGATACTTATTTCTTCAATGGGCAGCAGCACACCGTGGCGCAGGTCATTCAGGCCTTCCAGCCCTACGCCCGCCAGATTCAGGCCGACATCCGCTCCTTGCCCAACAACACCATCACCTTCGAGAAGATGAACGCCGCGGCCGCCCGCCTCGACCAGCTTTCCATTGCCGCCTATTTCGACTCGATTGGGATGACCGGCTGGATTCGGACGCTGCTGGAGGTGGCGTATCTCACCGAATATGGCCGCGAGGTAAACGACCAGTCGTCGATCAACTTTCTGTGGCTGTTTTCGGCGGATACCCACAAGGGTGCGTTCGATATTTTTGGCGAAAGCGACGAGCGCTACAAGATCAAGGGCGGCAACCAGCAACTCACCGACGCCCTCGCCCAGCAGCTATCCGGCCAAGTGACGTTGCAGCACAAACTGGTGGCATTGAGCCAATCCGGCAACGAGTACCAGCTCACGTTCGAGCAGGCCAACGGTAAGCAACTCACCGTAGCGGCCGATTACGTGGTGCTGACTGTTCCGTTCTCCGTGCTGCGCAACGTCGACCTGCGCTTGCCGTTGCCTGTTTGGAAGCGCAACGCCATCCAGAACCTAGGCTACGGCACCAATGCTAAGCTGTTCCTGGGATTCAACGGCCGACCCTGGCGCACCAACGGCTACACCGGCTATCTGTTTTCCGACCAAGCCGCGCAAAGCGGTTGGGACAGCGGCCAGCTACAGCCCACCCCCCAATCGGCCTTCACCGTGTACCTAGGTGGGCAAGCCGGCCTCGACGTAGGCAGCGGCACGCCCGAGTCGCAGGCTGGCAAATTCCTGCCGGTGCTGGATGCCGCCTGGCCGGGTACCAAGGCCAAGTACAACGGCAAAGCCGAGCGCTTCCACTGGCCCACGCACCCCTACACGCTGGCGAGCTACGCCTGCTACCGCGTCGGTCAGTACAGCACCATCGCAGGTGCAGAGCGCAAGCCAGTCGGCAACCTGTTTTTTGCTGGCGAGCATTGCAGCGCGTATTACCAAGGCTTCATGAACGGCGCCGCTGAAACCGGCCGCATGGCCGCTGATGATGTGCAAGCCGCCCTGCGTGGTAAAGGTGTGGCCCTCCTGCAACGCCTGCGGCAGCGCGAGCAAGCGTTGGCTGCGGTGTAGCACGAGGCCAGACCTAGGTGTTGGGCTTACGGTTTGTATTATAAAAGGCTTCTGCAACACGCAGAAACCTTTTCGATATTGCCCACACAAGTTCTTCAAGTTGAAGAGGGTAGAGCCTGAAGCACTTCTACTAGAGCGAGTTTAGCGTAGCGTAACTCGTGTCTTCCTTGCCGTGAGGCTGTGCCTCACCCGTTAGAACGACTTGCACCTGCTAACGGCGTGGTATCAGTTTGCCGCTGTGCGGCAGATGAGGTGCAACTTCATCCCAAACTAGGCACGAGGTACGCTACACTAAATTCGCTCTAGTAGGAGAGATTTATAGATGATATGCAAAAACTCTTTATTTTACATAGAACTCTTTAATTCGAATCATGCGTAAATAGTTAGAGGTTATTGCTGCTGTTCCAGAGATGTAAACATTTGCGCCTCTTTCGTGAGCGTTAATAGCCTCTTTGTATTGGATGCTGTTTAGAAGGACGTGTATAGGTTTAGTATTTTTTTGAATTCTTTTAATTACAACTAAATTGCTGTTGCCTTTTGTGTCTAATGATCTAAGCTGATAAATTTTACCAGTCGTTTCAACTTCAATATCCTTTGAGAATAACTCTTCTGCAAAGTCAATATAATTGTCAAACCTTTTAGTTTTTTCTTCTGTTATTTGTCCAGAGCTAATTTTGTCTGCAAATGTATCGCCTGTAAACGAAAATTCCATTTCGTTTACTTCTGTTCTTTTTAATAATGAGCTAATTTCTCTAAATAGACTAATATTCGTCAATACTATGTTATTGACTACGTACTCTTTATTCATGATGCTTTCACTGCCATTAAACAAAGAGTTAAGGCAAAATTGAAATACATCTACTAGCTTTTCATTAACAATCTTAGAAGTTAATACATATTCATCAAAGAGGTTTCTATTAAGTTCTTTACTGTTATCTGGAAGTTGAACTTTAGCAATAAAGCTACCGCGTTCTGTTTGTAAAAAATCACAATTATTAATATAATGTTCAGCTTCTAAGGGTATTTCTTTCATAGGTAAAGGTTCCTTAGTAACAGCAAAGCCAGCATTGTATACAAGTATTTTTCTCAAGCTGGACAGACAATGTTCGAATTTGAGCAGTGGAATACTTCCTTTCTCTGTATCTCTGTCGATTATTCTCGTTGCAAATACAGGTTCTCTTGAAACGATAGAGTATACCATTTCTTCAAGAGTTAAATTATATAGTTGAGCAATGGTCTGTATGGCCCGGTTTAAAAATACCCTATCCTTGTCTGTGCGAATATTAGAAGGTATTGTGACTTTGAATACAGTCTGATCTATTGCTAAAAATGGCGATATATATTTTATAAAATTATTGTTTGATTCTTCTATTTTCCATCCGCGTAAGGATAAAAAATTAGAAACTGGGCCGGCTTTTTCTAGTTCGTTAGCCATGTTACAAAAGAGAGAAAGCCTTAATTAAAAAAATTGAATCTACAATATTGATGATAGGGATCTTTATTCTGACTTGCTTTTTATTATTTGTGTATTTCTCGCCGGCTTGTGGCTGAAACCAGTATGCGCATTTTGCTAAGGCAATTTCATGCTTTCTAACTTCTAACCATTTGTTTTGATCATCAGGAAGAACCATCAATATCAAGTACAATGGAGCAAATGGATAGTTGTTGACTCTTTCTACTAGATCATTGAAGGTTTTAGATTCAAGATCGTAAATAATGAATCCGTTCTTTTCTTCTACGGAGGACTCGCATGTACATTTTAGCTGAAGATCAACATACTCTCCAGTGTCACAGTATCTAACCTCTCCATTGATGAACCTTGGTTTGGCTCTCGTGTAGACAAGATCAACCCCGTGGTCGTTCTCACCTCCTAGCTTTTTGAAGCCAGATCTGCTTGCAATTAGTTCTACATATCTTTTGGATAGGTGCTCTTTGATCTGTTGCTCTGTCATTATTGCTCTTAAATAGCGATTCTAAATAATCCTAAGAAAAGAAGCCGTAATATGGGTGAACGTTCTCAAAAGGCAAAGGCCCCACTGATATCAGTGAGGCCTTTGCCTTTTGAGAACGTTCTTTGGTACTGCTTTATCCCTTACGAGCCGCAGGCCTCGCAAGCGTCTGGGTTATCCAGCGAGCAAGCCATGTCGCTCTGATTCTGGGCGGCTACGTTGAGCGGCTCCAGCGTCTCGGCGGCTTGTTTCTGCACCGTGAACTTGATGGCATCCACGGCCGATTTGGTGCGCAGGTAGTACATGCCGGTCTTCAAGCCGCGCTTCCAAGAGTGGAAGTGCATGCTGGTGAGCTTGCCGAAGTTCACGTTCATCACGTGTAGGTTCAGGCTCTGGCTCTGGCAGATGTACGCGCCCCGGTCAGCCGACATATCAATGATGCGACGTTGGGAGATCTCCCACACCGTCTTATACAGGTCCTTGATGTGCTGTGGCACCCGATCGATGTTCTGCACCGAGCCGTTGGCCGCAATGATGTCCTGCTTCATCTGCTCGTTCCACAGACCTAGCTTCACCAAGTCTTTGAGCAAGTGCTTGTTCACCACCATGAACTCGCCGCTCAGCACGCGCCGCACGTAGATGTTGGAGGTGTAAGGCTCGAACGATTCGTTGTTGCCGAGGATCTGCGCCGTGCTAGCCGTAGGCATAGGCGCTACCAGCAGCGAGTTGCGCACACCGTGCTCCATTACCTCTGCGCGCAGCGTTTCCCAGTCCCAGCGGCCTGAGTCGGGCGTTACGTCCCACAGGTCGAACTGGAACTTGCCCTTGCTCAGCGGCGAACCTTGGAAAGTCTCGTAAGCGCCATCCTTCTTGGCTAGGTCCTTCGACGCCGTCATGGCCGCGA
This Hymenobacter sp. GOD-10R DNA region includes the following protein-coding sequences:
- a CDS encoding DUF4365 domain-containing protein, whose protein sequence is MTEQQIKEHLSKRYVELIASRSGFKKLGGENDHGVDLVYTRAKPRFINGEVRYCDTGEYVDLQLKCTCESSVEEKNGFIIYDLESKTFNDLVERVNNYPFAPLYLILMVLPDDQNKWLEVRKHEIALAKCAYWFQPQAGEKYTNNKKQVRIKIPIINIVDSIFLIKAFSLL
- a CDS encoding NAD(P)/FAD-dependent oxidoreductase → MKLPFTTKARTPLLRALQQAFQLATIANEPGAPTADELAHQATSQSRRDFLTNTAKLGLLVGAGGLLAACEADVVAPAAASSATSQSLDGKGGSQARIVLVGAGMAGLNCAYQLKKAGLRAQIYEASNRVGGRIFTARNLMAPGLTTELGGEFIDSGHKDMLQLVREFGLSLYDVESPSETVLQKDTYFFNGQQHTVAQVIQAFQPYARQIQADIRSLPNNTITFEKMNAAAARLDQLSIAAYFDSIGMTGWIRTLLEVAYLTEYGREVNDQSSINFLWLFSADTHKGAFDIFGESDERYKIKGGNQQLTDALAQQLSGQVTLQHKLVALSQSGNEYQLTFEQANGKQLTVAADYVVLTVPFSVLRNVDLRLPLPVWKRNAIQNLGYGTNAKLFLGFNGRPWRTNGYTGYLFSDQAAQSGWDSGQLQPTPQSAFTVYLGGQAGLDVGSGTPESQAGKFLPVLDAAWPGTKAKYNGKAERFHWPTHPYTLASYACYRVGQYSTIAGAERKPVGNLFFAGEHCSAYYQGFMNGAAETGRMAADDVQAALRGKGVALLQRLRQREQALAAV